A genomic stretch from Plasmodium cynomolgi strain B DNA, scaffold: 0003, whole genome shotgun sequence includes:
- a CDS encoding knob-associated His-rich protein (putative): MNTFLFFVKTLLFSLLIWILNCSNYHKLSKRDDRKKWDFQNAVNPKNFQRSLAIGRRIIRKPMVRSPVVTEIKRGGIKEYQENYETKHYKFKENVVDGNKECDEKYEAAQYGFKEKCPYDVENFGENVGPDIFELRKNFPSGK; encoded by the exons ATGAatactttccttttttttgtaaaaacacttttattttctctcctaATTTGGATATTAAACTGTTCTAACTAC cataaaCTTAGTAAAAGGgatgatagaaaaaaatgggacttTCAAAATGCCGTGaatccaaaaaattttcagaGATCGTTAGCAATTGGCAGGAGGATCATTAGGAAGCCGATGGTACGTAGCCCTGTAGTAACGGAAATTAAACGTGGTGGAATAAAGGAATATCAAGAAAATTACGAAACGAAGCATTACAAATTCAAAGAAAACGTTGTAGATGGAAATAAAGAatgtgatgaaaaatatgaagcagCACAATACGGTTTTAAAGAAAAGTGTCCTTATGATGTAgaaaattttggagaaaatgtTGGACCAGATATTTTcgaattaagaaaaaattttccctctggaaaataa